One region of Salvia miltiorrhiza cultivar Shanhuang (shh) chromosome 3, IMPLAD_Smil_shh, whole genome shotgun sequence genomic DNA includes:
- the LOC131018387 gene encoding putative FBD-associated F-box protein At5g56440: MASSHFPQLHGSEHNEVSDHLDRLSELPDSLILSILSLLSSTRHVVRTTVLSKRWKDLWTTVPRLEFKDENREFICGVLEKWRGAQIQRFCLLCYCDEVPPHTSSDVESWLLFAMDKQVEDLHIYTNDIAYCPPQSLYSCSSITKLDLEYCWFEIEGSVQLNQLKMLSIRIPHSLSADAINKLLLGAPRLEDMTLIDVEINGNFNIISRSLKTLIIQDAHINGELTIRAPNLLTLEIRTSIHNGASFLCHVPSLTKACFQAQHLYGYDPPLETFYQLLRCICHVKKVGLSELSTEV, encoded by the coding sequence ATGGCTTCCTCCCACTTTCCTCAGCTTCATGGTTCCGAACATAACGAGGTTTCCGATCACCTCGATCGACTGAGTGAGTTGCCCGATTCCTTAATCCTCTCGATTCTTTCGTTGTTGTCGTCGACGAGACATGTTGTTAGGACAACCGTTCTCTCCAAACGCTGGAAAGATCTGTGGACCACCGTCCCCCGCCTTGAGTTCAAAGACGAAAATCGAGAGTTTATTTGTGGGGTTCTTGAAAAATGGAGAGGTGCCCAGATTCAGAGATTTTGCCTCCTTTGTTATTGTGATGAGGTACCTCCTCATACTAGCAGCGATGTTGAATCGTGGCTGCTTTTTGCGATGGATAAGCAAGTGGAAGATCTACATATATATACCAATGATATCGCATACTGCCCACCTCAGAGTTTGTATTCATGCTCCTCCATTACAAAATTAGACCTTGAATATTGTTGGTTCGAAATCGAGGGGAGTGTGCAGTTGAATCAACTCAAGATGTTATCAATTCGGATTCCGCATTCCTTGTCGGCTGACGCCATAAACAAACTTCTCTTGGGCGCCCCTCGCTTGGAAGATATGACTTTGATTGATGTTGAGATTAATGGAAACTTCAACATCATATCTCGCAGTTTGAAGACGCTCATAATCCAAGACGCTCATATAAATGGAGAGCTCACGATTAGGGCGCCTAATCTCTTGACTTTAGAAATTCGCACATCCATTCATAATGGTGCTAGTTTTTTGTGCCATGTCCCATCTTTGACTAAGGCTTGTTTTCAAGCTCAACATTTGTATGGGTATGATCCGCCTCTCGAAACGTTTTATCAACTTTTAAGATGCATTTGCCATGTTAAGAAGGTTGGATTATCGGAGTTGAGCACTGAGGTTTGA